In Megalops cyprinoides isolate fMegCyp1 chromosome 16, fMegCyp1.pri, whole genome shotgun sequence, the genomic window tttcattctATAAGGACTCTCATAACcgaacaagaaaaaaaaggttaaagaaAACTTTGGTACCGACTTTAAGTTAATGGTTCAATTACTCACTTCGTGACAAAGTACAATGAATATCAGCATAAGATGTAACGAAgtttaaaagaaacacaatggATTATCAGTACAATATAATCTAATAAACCCCATTGATCTCAATGTGAGATTCTCTTATGAATACAGGGAAAATCAGCTATACCTCTCGTGTTGGTTCAGCAGAATATCACCTTGTCACTACAGTCTAAACAAAAGTTTTCCTGGCGTTAATTTTGACAATTTATACTCCAAGGTAACATCTGCTACGATCATTCATTGGCACATACTTAGACCATTTATGAGAGGAAAATCGTGGCATAATGTAATTACCAAGCTCTGAAAGACCGTCTGAAAAAGCCAGACATGGGAATTAAAGGTGTCCAAAAttgcatatttataaatgcagaACTAGATGCGATGGACGTGAAAATGCCTACTCTGCATTATGCCTTTACGTAAGCGTGAACGGTGTGCGAAGGGTGTGCTGGGTAAACTGAAGACGACGCCGTTGCTATGGCAAGCCAACATGGCGGGCTCGGGTAAGTCATTTAAAAGCAagctaaaaagctaaaaaaaaacaacggaTAGGCGTAGCTAGCAAGCACGCTACAGTGTAATTGCAAACATTTAAGCCACTGTTCTAAGAGTGGCaatttgttgatttgttaaCATTAAGTAATCCGCTTGCCAGCTTACTGTAACGATGATAATATCTATCAAGATGTACTGGAGAGGAACTTGCTCTCtggctaactagttagctaacgttaaagAGTGTTTTAACTATTAGAACTTTtcgctacattacattataaccatttagcagacgatcttatACAGGGTGACTTTCAAAGCAATCATACTAACGTCAGTTAGCTAACAATTCGTCTGACATGGCCAGCTAGTTGGACAAACGCAATGTTTTAATGATGGTTAGATTATGTTGGATGTTAGTGTTATAGAAACAATGGCGAATGTTTTTAGCCATCCAGCTAATTTCCCAAgtcatattgtaatatactggctagctagccatcatgtggctgaaataaaacaaataacacaagTAATGTTGTATAAAACGAGCGGCTTTAGTCTTTGAAATACAGCAAGCTAGTTAAGTTAGTTGATACACTAAGTTAACGTGACCTCAGCCTTATTCCTCTGATAGATGATGGCTAATTAACTAATGATAGGTAGGATAGCATAGCTGTcttatttcacttcattttgagGACACTGAGGTTCGTTGATAGCTGTGAGTATCCAGAATTGGACATCGATAAGGTGTGGCTCGGTCTGAGTAACTGTTGACAGGTGATTACAGCTAGGCAGGTAGTTATTTACGTTAATTAACGTAGCTAAagtagctaacattaacatCCTTTCTCTTTGCAGGGAAAAATGAAGTCGTATCCTTATGGAGTGGAAATGGCGAACTGTTTGTCAACTAGCTGTAGTCTGTGAATGTATTCTTTCGTTGTATActctgtgtattctctgttGTCACTGAAAATCCTGAAGTCTGATGCGTCCTTAGCTACTTCGTAGTTATCCTCCGCACCGCTGCAGGTCCTGCTATACCTGAACTGCTGGTACTTCGCCGCCTTCTTCATCGCCGAGATTCTAATGTTCATTTACAAAGGTAAGGTTGCTTTTCCATTAAATATGACATAGTCAACTGTTTGACCATAGAGGCAGAGCAATAAAGTGTTTCAAAAGGTTGTTGTTTTGTGGTACCCTCTGTTATCTCCTAAGTGAATAGCTAGCTTGCTTTGTCTCATACTTGTTTGCATTACTTCAGAACGAGGTACAGATTAACCTAGATATATTCTAAACATGAAGGGATATTTAGATTTGCCGGATGTTTAATCCCTTACTTGAAAAATATCTCCGTTAAAGCACTACAATAGCTAAGTAATTGTAGGATCCTGTAGACTGTATATTGACTATATATAAATTTTTTCTCTCGACAGGAGTGTTGCTCCCATATCCCCAGCCTAATCTTATTCTTGACATAGTGCTGCTCTTCCTCTACCTTGGCCTAGAAGTTCTCAGACTCTTTTACGGTTGGTTATTCTGTTTGTGAATGTTCCTGTTTGGGTGTAagtctttgtgtgtgattattAGTCCATGTCCGTATGTCTGTGTGGCTTGTTTGTTGATttatcagtgtgtttcagtatttttctttttgggtccatttgtctgcagttttacatgttgtctTTGGGcccctttttctctttgtggaGTTTTCTGAAGTAATGTGAAAAGGATGTGCACTctcactgtgtttttgcataACTAACATAATCATCTCATTAATTACACAGGTGCAAATGAGCCTAATGCTGTACTTCCTGATGACAACCTTTTACAAATGGTCTCAGATAAATGGGTTCCAGAGAATTGTTTGAGACACTGTAGGTCATTCAAAGCTACAGTGTAATAACCTATATGTATCTCTCCTTCAGGTTGGAAAGGAAATTTGTGTGAGCGCTCTCTGGCCTTAGTAGTGAGCCTGGCAGTGCTGGTGCcttgcacagtgctgtgtgtgtactACCTTCTCCTGCAAACCTTTGTGTTACGCCTGGAGGTGCTGCTCAGTGCAATACTACTCTGCTTCTATGGCCTGGAGCTGCTGTTGGGcctcatcactctctctgtcttttccagGTACCCAGAGCATGCTTAGGTGTCCCTCAGTGctccataaaatatttaataacatttccAAACATATCAGATTACTGCAGAAGTGTTAAAATTTCAGTTGTATTCCTTGTGCTTCAGTAAATCATTCATGTATTATTCCCTCCTCTGAATTCTGTAGTGCACTAAAATATTGTCTGAGAACTCAGTTCTTAAAGAGAACATTTACCCATTGTTGCATGCctgacacatttttatgtttctctcTTAAACCTCTCTCCCCATTTTTAGGGCAAATGTGTATTAATGTGATTTTGGTCCCACTGAGACAGAGATGATGTCCAGAGTGTTACAGAAAATGGAGAAAGACAACCACTCAAGCGCAGCTCAGTGCGCTGGACTTCTTTCATCTGTTAGTGTCTGCAGTTTACTGTTGTAAGCATTAGACCTGCTTACTTTTTAATATTGCCATGTAAAACCCCCTTATTAAGTACTTATGATTTGTTTGTATCATTTCACAGttattgttttgcagttttttttctttctgagtaGTAATCTTGTCAGACTATCCTTCTGTCAGGAAAGAACAAGAACTCAGGGTAACACAGCAGCTTGACTGTAACTGACCAAAAGAGTCATTCCAGATTTTTTGTTTCTAATGTATGTAATTCTGGTTTTATTGTAGGGACAAATAGACTCAGCCTGTGTAACAAAGCAGCAGAATTTAAAAGCAGATATTTATAGTTGACTAAAATGGTTCCAGAAACCTTTACATATGAATCGTTTTGTATGGACACATAAATTCAAAGTGCAGAACTGACTTTGTAAGTATAATGTCAATGCATCTTGTCAAGtaatcattgtgttttttgtaccAAATTGATTCTTTgtaataaatgtacatttgtaaagtttgttttcagatgtaatCAGGCATTTCTTTAATCTTGCCTGTATACCCGCAGAACACTCATTCTATGCATTGTTGTAACTACCTACTGCTAGCTCGACAACAGCTGCTGTAAAGGGAATAGGTTGCTCAAATTAACTGTGTGTTATGtgaatcttaaaaaaaacagcaaacaaacccAAGAGTGGCACAAAGCAGACCTCCCAGTCCCAATCCGAGATAGCCACGGTGAATTTGCCAAATCAATCTTGGGATCCCCTCGCAGCCAGCTGTCTTCTGGACTCAGCCACAAGAGCCACAGTGGTAGTTTGTTAGTTTGAtctttattaaaagaaaaacaggattgCACAGTGGCAATACTCCCACTGGGATTCCGGGAGCTGACAAGGGGTGGTGACTCCAAAATACAGGTTAGCAAACTCCCATCAAAATGGCTTCATATGAAATGACCTAGTGCTAAGGTTGTTGTAGGCCTAAACAAACACTGTCTACTGGCTACCAGTGAAAACAAATAGTGTCACCAAAATGGCCAGGATCTATGGAGGCCCGACTAATGCTGGCTAATAGTCTCGTCATAAAAAGAGCACTTTCTGCACTCCTGCTCCTGCACCAAAACAATTATCTCTGAAGCTTCTTCAATATGAATTTACCACCATGgattttctctcttctcctcttctggTCAGCAGTTCACCTTAATAAGCTTACCTGGAAGGGAGGCTGTCTTTAACTGCATGTTGATGTACTCAGCACGTGTCAAATTAAGATGGTTGGCTGAACTTAATCAACAAAAGATCTGGTCATCTTGGCTTTATTCTTGCTGCTTGAGATTTGGATACAATGATTGATATGAGTGATATTATTTAGGCATAAGTGCAGTGTACAGTATAGGCTTATAATTTTTTACTCCAAAGTAAAAACAGATTGCCAGACAACATGGCAAAAATAAGAAAGACTTTCTAAAGATCAAAAATGCAGCCCCCTTGATTCTTATCCAAGTCTACAGACCAATGAAAGAAATACAGCTGAGGGACTGAGAATTCTGCAGTCTGCACTGTCATTCATTCTGATTCTGTGAAGAAGTGAGGAGGCAGAACTTTATGAAAAGGAATGCAAAAAAGAACCACAGTGTAAATTGTCATAGAGGCACTCAGAATTTATACATGTGAatcaaattatgttttaatttaataaaagaCTGCATTATGACATTGTAGGTCAGAAAGTGGCAAAAATGCGCATGGTATCAAATAGTTGAGATGACTCATGTTATCTTAATGAAGGGTTGTAAAAATTATTGAATATTTCAAgtacatgttttatgtttctgtgttctaAGCTCTATCCCAAATTAATTACGGCAGAAAACCTTTAAACCATAATTTTTTGTTGTACCCTTTTGTTTGGAAATCCACCATTAAGATTTTTACTGAGTTTATGCATTAAGATGTTGTTGTGATAAGggtgtgtgaaaatatttataatgcatgtaaaataagtCCTCATTCATATAGAGAGTGGGCTGATTTAGATCATGTGCGTCATCTGCAAAGAAGTGGAAACGATAAGAACATACGATAAATATTACCGCTTTTGAATACTTTGTATGTCTCATGTACTCCGAAACAGGAATCCAATTTTTaagacaataatacaataataatacaacagTACAATCCACCATTACGTTGTGTTGTGTCAGCGAAATGGGGCTGCATTTACACATTATTCTGTGCGTATTTTTCTCAGTTAAATATGTCCAACACAGAATCATCCCACCGCTGTATTCAATGAATGAGCTACATGAAGGCTCAAACAGCGTCGCTGGGCGTTTCCTAGTCGTGGtgcctctctccagctcctATACCCAGGAGGGGGCGCTTCCCTTCATGACGGGCTACAATAGAGAGAAATGTAGTTAAGTAAATGCAAATcataattttaataaacaatGGAGTGTTCCGAAATGACATTGCCATTTTAAGTGTGGTTCTGCCGGTTTGCAAAAGCAAACTGGAGACTATTCTGTTTTAAGGGTCCCACCATGCGTCCTTGTTCATTTTGCAGCCGGCATTTTATGTAGGTAttgctaaaactgaaaaaatgtagcACATCGGGTGACGATGAAGGTCATGGAATGCATGGTCAGTGCTACCTGCAGCAATCTTCATTGAAAACACTATCCAATGCCAACAGTAATTGTGGAATAGCCTGTATACTGAACGCATTAAGCTACTCTATGCTAGACAAAGACTGCTGGGCAGTTTGTGTCAGTTTGTAATTTGGTATGTACTATCCTTAGTAAGTCGCAAGCTTGGATGAGGTATTCGCCAAAACGACAATAGTGATAAGGGGGATAAAAAGAAGAAACGCTGTGTCCCATTTTTGCCTGTGACTCATGTTATTTATCGCTCGAACACACACTTTATTCACTGCTCAGAGAAATTGTCGGTTAGTTCTCTGTCAGGCGCAGGTGGCAAGGCGGGCACGGTTCGGATGTGGATGCAACTCGGATCTGATTATTAAGAGCAAGCAGTCCTAGGGGTGGAGCTTTAAGCATCACCGTGAAGACAACGCTGATCTCAGGAACTGGGAATAGGATTTTTCGAGCCGGGCGGTCGACTGGAAGTGCAAGAATAGGAGGAGGGTGGAAAAACCTGGGCAGTGTGTATATTGAGACAAGGGTACCGCTAATGCAAGGCGCATGTCTACTGGATATGGTGGCTTTTCATTCACgttaaaaaggaacaaaatgatTATTCTTCCCGGATCTTTTGATATATAGCTAAGCAAAACTACAGCTTTATTGAAGCTATAATTTGCACGAGGTACATTTTCTATTCGGTTTTGCTAATTATTGTCGCCCTTAATTTACCGTGGGTTTTGGTGAATCATGCTACCGTGTCCCTCTCCGCCGACGGTGGTGAAGGAAGAAAACGAAGATGAAGGTGAAGCCCAGAAAGTAAAAACAGAGGTAAGAGATGCGCAtctaaaacaatgcattttacacTCAGACCGTGTCTGTATCTTAAGTAAAAACAACAATGGCATTCTGTTCAGTGCATATAATGACATCTACATTTGTGATGTAGCCTATTTGCAGTTATTTGCAGGTTACTGAcaataaaccaaaaaatattGTAAGCTTATCCCAGTGTCCCGGCCATTCAGGAGCAGCGAGCACCCTCCCATTCCTTCTTTGCCTTTCATTTTAGGGTTTTACCCTGCAGGGTAGGGTAGGGGAAGCCAAGAGATGGACCTTCATGCGTTGACTAAAAACCATTATAGCCTATAGTGCCGCACAGCATTTTTACTTGAAATTTTAAGTGGGCTATTTGACATTTGCTTTAACGCCGGGGCCACCGTTTTTCGTCCTTTCACCTAACgtgaaaaagcatgaaaaagcGACATTGTGATTAGCTATTAGCGCTGCTCATTTAAAGACGTCCTCCGAGATAAGAGTTGGGTGGTGCATGATTAATTATTGCAAAGCATCGAATTAATTTCAAGTATCTAATgctctgtgtgttctctttttGGTTATAAGAAACTACTGATTATAGGCGAATTAGTGTAACTGAGTTTTAAAGGTACATGTAAACATATggtgtaattaaattaaacacgACATTTTAACCCCGTATTAATATCCTACTGCAGTGCACGTTTTGGCGTCTGTGTCTCCAGTGTACATAACGGTAATCTACTGTCCATGGCTCAGTTCTCTCGTTGGAGAAGTTGGTTAAATGTCGACCTGGTTTGAAGCTTCAATAAAGTAAACGGAAGTGATGTTCATTGTGGTGAAGTTTTTGTTGAGTGAAATTACACGATATTTAAATGCTAAGGAATGGTAAGAAAAGCTAAAGCAAAGCATTTCTGAGTATTTGGGAGTTGCAGATGATTGTCAAAAAGTAGGCCAGCATTTCTCCTCACCTGAAAATatctaaacaaaaatgtaaagttgGAATGGCTGGCAGCAACCAGGGAAAACTAGTCTCTCTAACTCTTAAAAGAAATAGACTTCTCTTCTTATTTAACACAGGAGGAACAACACAACCTTAATAACAGTGTCTTTGTAAAGAATCAGCATAACAATAACAGTTAAAATATGCTGCAGTAGTCAGCCTTCATGTGATATTATTTGGCACAACTTGCTTTCTGCATCTTGAGCATCATGGCCTTGTTTTAGAGCCTGTGGTcagtaaaatgcacaaaatatacTTGAATCTCTCCAGTTTATATTTTTAGTTTcaaattccaaaataaatttaaaaaacacatggaaaacaacaaaggaaGGTTAGAAGTTGCAAAAACATTATAGACATACAAAGTCGCACCCCAGTATCCCTGTAGAACATTCGACTGGCCTTGTATGATGTCACAGCCTAAATTGTCCTCGGCATGCTCTGTAACCATTAATCACATGTTTGTGGATGTGAATCACATACATCTGTGTGGATTACAGGAAATCTGTGTGGAAATC contains:
- the si:rp71-1d10.5 gene encoding transmembrane protein 216, with the protein product MAGSGKNEVLSSAPLQVLLYLNCWYFAAFFIAEILMFIYKGVLLPYPQPNLILDIVLLFLYLGLEVLRLFYGWKGNLCERSLALVVSLAVLVPCTVLCVYYLLLQTFVLRLEVLLSAILLCFYGLELLLGLITLSVFSRANVY